The Pedobacter mucosus genome window below encodes:
- a CDS encoding AraC family transcriptional regulator has protein sequence MAGKQQSVYAEILLSCIEEKYFKDEIALEHHSFARIISGEMKVIQADKSYTFGPGDTLLFPCNQLSTLIKNPKDGLPYKAIVIFLKPERLRDFYAKNPIQLTKPQNYKVKTFEKHPMLESFFASLIPYFDLESELPEKIVSIKIEEAITILRSLDAEIDHLLADFSEPYKINLTDFMERNYMHNLTMEKFSYLTGRSLTTFKRDFKKSFETTPQKWIIQKRLELAHHQLLVKKQKPIEVYLETGFENLSHFSFAFKKHFGYAPSNVAVQQADS, from the coding sequence ATGGCAGGAAAACAACAAAGTGTATACGCTGAAATTCTTTTATCGTGTATAGAAGAAAAATATTTTAAAGACGAAATCGCCTTGGAGCATCATTCGTTTGCACGGATTATTTCGGGAGAAATGAAAGTGATACAAGCAGATAAATCGTATACTTTTGGTCCCGGCGACACGCTGTTGTTTCCTTGCAATCAATTATCTACACTAATAAAAAATCCAAAAGACGGCTTGCCTTATAAAGCCATTGTAATCTTTTTAAAGCCTGAAAGATTAAGAGATTTTTACGCTAAAAACCCCATTCAACTTACAAAACCGCAAAATTATAAGGTAAAAACTTTCGAGAAACACCCAATGCTGGAAAGTTTTTTTGCTTCCTTAATTCCTTATTTTGATTTAGAAAGTGAGTTACCAGAAAAAATCGTTTCCATAAAAATAGAAGAAGCAATTACTATTCTTCGTTCCCTTGATGCTGAGATTGACCACCTTTTAGCAGATTTTTCTGAGCCCTATAAAATTAACCTGACAGATTTTATGGAACGGAATTATATGCACAATTTAACGATGGAAAAGTTTAGCTATTTAACAGGTAGAAGCTTAACTACTTTTAAACGTGACTTTAAAAAGTCGTTTGAGACTACTCCGCAAAAATGGATCATCCAAAAAAGGTTAGAACTTGCACATCATCAATTGTTGGTTAAAAAACAAAAGCCAATAGAAGTGTATCTGGAAACAGGATTTGAAAATCTATCACATTTTTCTTTTGCTTTCAAAAAGCATTTTGGTTATGCGCCTTCAAATGTGGCGGTGCAACAGGCTGATAGCTGA
- a CDS encoding RidA family protein, giving the protein MQKTTFDPWAWGKNTNSVQAVEIKQPEGTLYCSGQVAIDANGVPSAANMRTQLIQTIENLEHLILESGYKCSGIVRLNVYTTATQDFFNTCMDVYVPFIQKHGIQQATTLLEVKGLFATLTIELEATVVK; this is encoded by the coding sequence ATGCAAAAGACAACATTCGATCCATGGGCTTGGGGCAAAAACACAAATTCAGTACAAGCTGTAGAAATTAAACAACCAGAAGGCACGCTTTATTGCTCTGGCCAAGTGGCAATAGATGCCAACGGAGTACCAAGTGCCGCAAATATGCGAACACAATTAATTCAAACCATCGAAAATTTAGAACATCTTATTTTAGAATCGGGTTATAAATGTAGTGGAATTGTTCGCCTGAATGTATATACAACAGCTACACAAGATTTTTTTAACACTTGTATGGATGTTTATGTACCCTTTATTCAAAAACACGGCATTCAGCAAGCCACTACTTTGCTTGAAGTAAAAGGACTTTTCGCAACTTTAACAATAGAGCTTGAAGCAACAGTTGTAAAATAA
- a CDS encoding helix-turn-helix transcriptional regulator: MNENDTKRLSRLTAILTQLQTKRLTTATSLAEKFKVSLRTIYRDISALIQAGVPILTEEGKGYTLMEGYKMPPVMFSESQANALILAEQLVLKNKDASFIKDYTEAIDKIKAVLRYSEREKVNLLADRTRFEQNVNRKRNSNNISQIQYALTNFLLIKMEYINEKNAMTIRNIEPFALISTTENWLLIAWCRLRNEFRYFRLDRVSKLEILTEKFEQHKMTLQQFFDKTS, from the coding sequence ATGAACGAAAACGATACAAAACGACTTTCTCGCCTAACAGCAATTTTAACACAATTGCAAACGAAACGACTTACAACAGCAACAAGTTTGGCAGAAAAGTTTAAAGTAAGTTTAAGAACAATATATAGAGATATTAGTGCTTTGATACAGGCGGGAGTCCCTATTTTAACAGAAGAGGGAAAAGGCTATACATTAATGGAAGGCTATAAAATGCCGCCTGTAATGTTTTCAGAAAGCCAGGCAAATGCCCTTATACTTGCCGAGCAATTGGTTTTGAAAAACAAAGATGCCTCTTTTATAAAAGATTATACTGAGGCGATCGATAAGATAAAAGCGGTTTTAAGATATTCTGAAAGAGAAAAAGTCAATTTACTTGCAGATAGAACCCGTTTTGAACAAAACGTAAACAGAAAAAGAAACAGCAATAATATTTCGCAAATTCAATATGCGCTAACTAATTTTCTCTTAATAAAAATGGAGTATATCAACGAAAAAAATGCAATGACTATTCGAAACATTGAGCCGTTTGCACTTATTAGCACGACAGAGAATTGGTTACTTATAGCCTGGTGCCGTTTACGCAATGAGTTTAGGTATTTTCGCTTAGATAGGGTATCAAAACTGGAAATACTTACAGAGAAGTTTGAGCAACATAAAATGACCTTGCAACAATTTTTCGATAAGACATCTTAG
- a CDS encoding YdeI/OmpD-associated family protein, whose amino-acid sequence MQINEIEIFYPASLADWRKWLVKNHVSKQSVWLVFYNKKSNKKSITWREAVDVALCFGWIDSKKIKVDEERSHQFFSKRKPNSTWSKINKDIIQKLIDGNLLAEAGYKSIAIAKENGSWTILDDVEELIIPKDLEAEFAKKPNAKAFFLSQSKSNRKAILQWIALAKRLETRQNRITEIVESAQQNLRPKHMR is encoded by the coding sequence ATGCAAATAAACGAAATAGAAATATTTTATCCGGCAAGCCTTGCAGACTGGCGAAAATGGTTAGTAAAAAACCATGTTTCTAAACAGTCTGTATGGCTTGTTTTTTACAATAAAAAATCTAATAAGAAATCCATAACCTGGCGTGAAGCTGTTGATGTTGCACTGTGTTTTGGTTGGATAGACAGTAAAAAGATTAAGGTAGACGAAGAACGATCGCACCAATTTTTTAGTAAAAGAAAACCCAACAGTACCTGGTCGAAAATTAATAAAGATATTATTCAAAAGCTTATTGATGGCAATCTCCTAGCCGAAGCTGGTTATAAAAGCATTGCAATTGCCAAAGAAAATGGCTCTTGGACTATTTTAGATGATGTGGAAGAATTAATAATTCCAAAAGACCTTGAAGCTGAATTTGCAAAGAAACCAAATGCAAAGGCGTTTTTCCTAAGCCAAAGCAAATCAAATAGAAAAGCAATTTTACAGTGGATCGCTCTTGCAAAGCGACTTGAAACGAGGCAAAATAGAATAACTGAAATTGTAGAATCTGCACAGCAAAACCTAAGGCCAAAACATATGCGATAG
- a CDS encoding tetratricopeptide repeat protein, translating to MIKPLIITIAILISVSCYGQSTTYSTWKKEAQNDAKLLPKYGNKEKTQEQKEADEELIKIAIQSDETREKASDHHVQLGFNYLGRQDFKTAMNRFNQAWLLNPKNENVFWGFGGVYFSFNDFENAIKQYDDGLLLNPRSTNILTDKATIFLTKFNQENSFSDLAIAIGLFETSYGIDPKNQNTLFKLSVCYFLKSDCENAKKFYKECMALGGKPITKEYTDALEETCKK from the coding sequence CGTGTTATGGACAATCAACAACATACAGCACTTGGAAAAAGGAAGCTCAAAATGATGCAAAGCTTTTACCAAAATATGGAAATAAAGAAAAAACCCAAGAGCAGAAAGAAGCTGATGAAGAATTAATAAAAATTGCCATTCAATCGGACGAGACAAGAGAAAAAGCTTCTGATCATCATGTTCAATTAGGTTTTAATTATTTAGGTAGGCAGGATTTTAAAACTGCTATGAATCGCTTTAATCAAGCGTGGCTTTTGAATCCTAAAAATGAAAATGTTTTTTGGGGCTTTGGTGGCGTCTATTTCTCTTTTAATGATTTTGAAAATGCAATAAAACAATATGATGATGGCTTGTTGCTGAATCCTAGAAGCACGAATATTCTTACAGATAAGGCCACCATATTTTTGACAAAATTTAATCAAGAAAATAGTTTTAGTGATCTTGCTATTGCCATTGGTCTATTTGAAACTTCATATGGTATTGATCCAAAAAATCAAAACACACTTTTTAAATTATCGGTTTGTTACTTCTTAAAATCTGATTGCGAAAACGCTAAGAAATTTTATAAAGAATGTATGGCACTTGGAGGCAAACCAATAACTAAGGAATATACTGACGCATTGGAAGAAACTTGTAAGAAATAA
- a CDS encoding VOC family protein, producing the protein MKTRKIWANLVVSNLERTSEFYTALGFKPNNPNTSKDLTSFFVGDENFVIHFFKDNFKAGFDGKIASLDQGNEIVFSLSAESKAEVDEWVLAVKNAGGTVTTEPQNFEKGYLFGFSDPDGHKFNVLYWPG; encoded by the coding sequence ATGAAAACTAGAAAAATTTGGGCCAATTTAGTAGTAAGTAATTTAGAGCGGACAAGTGAATTTTATACCGCATTGGGCTTTAAACCTAACAACCCAAATACCTCAAAAGATTTAACAAGCTTTTTTGTTGGTGATGAAAACTTTGTAATTCACTTTTTTAAAGACAATTTCAAAGCCGGTTTTGACGGAAAGATAGCCAGTTTAGATCAAGGAAATGAAATCGTGTTCTCACTTTCTGCAGAAAGCAAAGCCGAAGTAGATGAATGGGTTCTGGCAGTTAAAAATGCAGGAGGAACAGTTACGACTGAACCACAAAATTTCGAAAAAGGATATCTTTTTGGATTTTCTGACCCAGATGGACACAAATTTAATGTGTTATATTGGCCAGGATAA
- a CDS encoding ArsR/SmtB family transcription factor yields the protein MRRDIFQAIADPTRRAIIALIALQAMTPNAIAENFNTTRQAVSKHLRILTECELVKQEYQGREIYYTLEIAKMKEIDEWLAQYRKIWESRFNQLDDVLLTLKK from the coding sequence ATGAGACGAGATATTTTTCAAGCCATAGCAGACCCAACAAGGCGAGCAATAATTGCCTTAATTGCTTTACAGGCAATGACCCCAAATGCCATTGCCGAAAATTTTAATACCACCCGACAAGCCGTATCAAAACATTTAAGAATTCTGACAGAATGTGAGCTTGTAAAGCAAGAATATCAGGGTAGGGAAATTTATTATACGCTTGAAATCGCGAAAATGAAAGAAATAGATGAATGGTTGGCACAGTATCGAAAGATTTGGGAAAGCCGTTTTAATCAACTTGACGATGTATTATTAACCCTTAAAAAATAA
- a CDS encoding Crp/Fnr family transcriptional regulator — translation MKELINYILQFGILNQQQIDLISKNAILKEIKKEEYFSEAGKIAQEVGFVLDGVVRVLYYNNKGEEITKYFIEEHNLVVDLESFENEIPSSAYVQAITDCKIIVFSKKNWLDLSNTIVGWDAIVLKMISKALRQKVERRSPLISEDATTRYLMFLDIYPNVVNRIPLSYIASYLGVTQSSLSRIRKNIR, via the coding sequence ATGAAAGAGTTGATCAATTACATTTTACAATTTGGAATTTTAAACCAGCAGCAAATTGATTTAATTTCAAAAAATGCAATTTTAAAGGAGATTAAAAAAGAAGAATATTTTTCTGAAGCAGGAAAGATTGCTCAAGAAGTTGGGTTTGTTTTAGATGGAGTTGTTCGGGTTCTTTACTACAATAATAAAGGCGAGGAAATAACAAAATATTTTATTGAAGAGCATAATCTAGTTGTTGATTTAGAAAGTTTCGAGAATGAAATACCATCTTCAGCTTATGTACAAGCCATTACAGATTGCAAAATAATTGTATTTTCTAAAAAGAACTGGCTGGATCTTTCCAATACAATTGTTGGCTGGGATGCTATTGTTTTAAAAATGATTTCAAAGGCATTAAGGCAAAAAGTGGAAAGACGAAGTCCATTAATTTCTGAAGATGCCACAACACGTTATTTAATGTTTTTGGATATCTACCCAAATGTTGTTAACCGCATTCCACTATCGTACATTGCTTCCTATTTAGGTGTAACTCAATCTTCTTTAAGTAGGATTAGAAAAAACATCCGATAA
- a CDS encoding NADP-dependent oxidoreductase — MKAININEFGGTEVLKLVEIERPIPAADEILIKVFASGVNLVDCGIRNGGNDILRPFLKLPLTLGCDAAGIITEIGSEVKNFKIGDQVYGCPNFPGNGSYAEYCAAKANQFALKPKNITFNEAAGVPLAALVAWAGLFELGELKAGQQVFIQGASGGIGSFAVQFAKSKGAFVIASASTGNVDFLKQIGADEVIDYKTQNFNELLREIDLVFDASSLRDNNERLKAISVLKNGGIFVSVNVDFPFNEKVNEALAKRNIKGKMVAGQKHENLAEIAKLIEEGKVTVIVSKVYPIAQVAEAHEESIKGHVRGKLVLEIIKED, encoded by the coding sequence ATGAAAGCAATAAACATTAATGAATTTGGCGGAACTGAAGTTCTGAAATTAGTTGAAATAGAACGGCCAATCCCAGCGGCTGATGAAATCTTGATAAAGGTATTTGCAAGTGGTGTAAACCTTGTTGATTGTGGCATTCGCAATGGTGGCAATGACATTTTAAGGCCATTTTTGAAACTGCCCTTAACTTTGGGTTGTGATGCTGCCGGTATCATAACAGAAATTGGAAGCGAGGTAAAGAATTTCAAAATAGGTGACCAAGTTTATGGTTGCCCGAATTTTCCTGGCAATGGAAGTTATGCAGAATATTGTGCTGCGAAGGCAAATCAATTTGCGTTAAAACCAAAAAATATCACATTTAATGAAGCTGCCGGAGTGCCATTAGCTGCGCTTGTGGCTTGGGCAGGCCTTTTTGAATTAGGTGAACTTAAAGCTGGTCAGCAGGTATTTATCCAAGGTGCATCTGGTGGTATTGGCAGCTTCGCCGTACAATTTGCCAAAAGTAAAGGAGCATTTGTAATTGCATCGGCTTCGACAGGCAATGTTGACTTTTTAAAACAAATCGGTGCTGATGAAGTTATCGATTACAAAACACAAAACTTTAATGAACTGCTACGGGAAATAGACCTCGTATTTGATGCATCATCACTTCGGGATAATAATGAGCGGTTGAAAGCGATTAGTGTATTGAAGAATGGAGGCATATTTGTAAGTGTTAACGTAGATTTCCCCTTTAATGAAAAAGTGAATGAGGCGCTTGCAAAAAGAAATATAAAAGGTAAAATGGTTGCGGGTCAGAAACACGAAAATCTGGCAGAAATAGCAAAGCTAATTGAAGAGGGAAAAGTGACCGTGATTGTCAGCAAAGTTTATCCTATAGCACAGGTTGCCGAAGCGCATGAAGAAAGTATAAAAGGCCATGTTCGGGGGAAATTGGTGCTCGAAATAATAAAGGAAGATTGA
- a CDS encoding AraC family transcriptional regulator, translated as MTANKIYRIKTISEFHQFRQLPKPEHPLISVIDVENAKHFQSEESVKLVLDFYTIALKKYYNVKGNVRVKYGQQQYDFDEGSMSFLSPNQVFSITLDNEAELKQSGWVLLIHPDFMWNTSLAKSIKKYDFFDYAANEALFLSEKEEATINNVIAGIKQEYHSNIDDHSQHVIIAQIELLLTYAERFYHRQFNTRKISNHEILNRLDHLLDDYFKSDDLIQKGLPSVQAISENLNVSISYLSRLLKRLTGQSTQQLIQDKLIEMAKEKLSTTDLSVNEIAYKMGFEYPQSFSKLFKAKTNLSPLEFRKSFN; from the coding sequence ATGACAGCCAATAAAATTTACAGGATTAAAACAATAAGTGAATTTCATCAATTTAGGCAATTGCCAAAACCTGAACATCCATTAATCAGTGTAATAGATGTTGAAAACGCTAAGCATTTTCAGAGCGAAGAATCTGTAAAATTAGTACTGGATTTTTACACCATCGCCTTAAAAAAGTACTATAATGTTAAGGGCAATGTACGTGTAAAATACGGGCAGCAGCAATATGATTTTGACGAAGGCTCGATGTCATTTTTATCGCCGAATCAGGTTTTTAGTATCACATTAGATAATGAAGCTGAATTAAAACAATCAGGGTGGGTATTGCTCATTCACCCTGATTTTATGTGGAATACCTCGTTAGCGAAGTCCATAAAAAAGTATGATTTTTTTGATTATGCAGCAAATGAAGCTTTGTTTCTTTCAGAAAAAGAGGAAGCAACTATCAATAATGTTATCGCAGGCATAAAGCAAGAATACCATTCAAACATAGACGACCACAGTCAGCATGTTATTATTGCACAGATAGAATTGTTGCTTACTTATGCTGAGCGCTTTTATCATAGGCAATTTAATACCCGAAAAATAAGCAATCATGAAATTTTAAATCGCCTCGATCATTTACTTGATGATTATTTTAAAAGTGATGATTTAATTCAAAAAGGATTGCCTTCTGTGCAAGCAATTTCCGAAAATTTAAATGTTTCCATAAGCTATTTAAGCCGCCTACTAAAAAGGTTAACAGGGCAAAGTACCCAACAACTCATCCAAGATAAACTTATCGAAATGGCTAAAGAAAAATTATCTACCACAGATTTATCCGTGAATGAGATTGCGTATAAAATGGGTTTTGAATATCCGCAATCATTTAGTAAACTATTTAAAGCAAAAACTAACCTATCGCCTTTAGAGTTTAGAAAATCTTTTAATTAG
- a CDS encoding epoxide hydrolase family protein: MKNSFEINIEQSILDDLKTRLSNTRWPDEIENSKWQYGTNKSYLKELCDYWQDTFDWKKQEKYLNSFNHFKVSVDDVGLHYIHQKGEGENSIPLLLIHGYPDSFIRFLKVIPLLTTVDNNGLSFDVIIPSIPGYGFSDKPIAPGMNKKKIAELFTKLMTKELGYKRFVAHGGDWGGGITEQIALYHAESLIGIHLTDIPFEHGMNEPKDATSAEKKYFETIKKWQITVGAYSMIQSTKPQTLAYGLNDSPVGLAAWMIEKFNSWSDNNGNIETRFTKDELLTNLTIYWATETINSAVRLYYEAMQAMMNVMYNPLVKLNSFDKTGDKSKVPAAFAIFPKDIAVPPKDLADRFFNVRQWSEQPKGGHFAAMEEPELLTKDIRKFVATLQSQS; this comes from the coding sequence ATGAAAAATTCTTTTGAAATTAATATCGAGCAATCTATTCTTGATGATTTAAAAACAAGACTAAGCAATACCCGTTGGCCAGATGAGATCGAAAATTCGAAATGGCAGTATGGCACCAACAAATCTTACTTGAAAGAGTTATGTGATTATTGGCAAGATACATTTGACTGGAAGAAGCAGGAGAAATATCTCAATTCCTTTAATCATTTTAAAGTATCTGTTGATGATGTTGGATTACATTATATACATCAAAAAGGCGAAGGGGAAAATTCAATTCCCTTACTTTTGATACATGGATATCCAGATTCGTTTATACGGTTTTTAAAGGTCATTCCCCTACTCACAACCGTTGATAATAATGGACTTTCATTTGATGTAATTATCCCCTCTATTCCTGGCTATGGATTTTCTGATAAACCTATAGCGCCAGGAATGAATAAAAAGAAGATTGCAGAATTGTTTACCAAATTAATGACCAAAGAATTGGGTTACAAAAGATTTGTGGCGCATGGTGGAGATTGGGGCGGCGGTATAACCGAACAAATTGCTTTATATCATGCAGAATCTTTAATAGGTATTCACCTTACTGATATTCCTTTTGAGCATGGAATGAATGAACCTAAAGATGCAACAAGTGCAGAGAAAAAATATTTTGAAACCATAAAGAAATGGCAGATCACAGTGGGTGCATACAGTATGATTCAAAGTACCAAGCCACAAACATTGGCTTATGGATTAAATGACTCACCTGTTGGTTTAGCAGCATGGATGATAGAAAAGTTCAATTCTTGGAGCGATAATAATGGCAATATAGAAACTCGTTTCACAAAGGATGAATTGTTAACGAATCTTACCATTTATTGGGCAACAGAAACCATTAATTCTGCTGTGCGGCTTTATTATGAAGCGATGCAGGCGATGATGAATGTGATGTATAATCCGCTGGTAAAGCTTAACTCTTTTGACAAAACTGGAGATAAATCGAAAGTTCCTGCTGCTTTTGCAATCTTTCCCAAAGATATTGCAGTGCCACCAAAAGATTTAGCAGATAGATTTTTTAACGTAAGGCAATGGAGCGAGCAGCCTAAAGGAGGCCATTTTGCAGCTATGGAAGAGCCCGAGCTTTTGACAAAAGATATTAGAAAATTTGTTGCGACTCTGCAATCTCAGTCATGA
- a CDS encoding SRPBCC family protein, translating to MNFEVGGKRFYAMVSPEGMERWSIQQYTSITPKTNFKMLNVFADENENLELPGSDWDLTFSEQNGTTKLSISIYNELLERLAQMIETGFEEGFTMTLKSLDELLATLSHK from the coding sequence ATGAATTTTGAAGTTGGCGGTAAAAGATTTTATGCGATGGTTAGTCCTGAGGGAATGGAGCGTTGGTCGATACAGCAATATACTTCCATTACGCCTAAAACAAATTTCAAAATGCTAAATGTTTTTGCCGATGAAAATGAGAATCTTGAGCTACCAGGTTCTGATTGGGATTTAACTTTTAGTGAGCAAAATGGTACCACAAAATTGAGTATTTCTATTTACAATGAGTTGCTGGAACGCTTAGCGCAAATGATCGAAACGGGTTTCGAAGAAGGTTTTACCATGACGTTGAAAAGTTTAGATGAATTGTTGGCCACCTTATCGCATAAATAA
- a CDS encoding VOC family protein has protein sequence MLDHIIITVSDLERSVAFYTDALKALNISLAMDFKGQDGHPDLKGFGDGKTVFLWLKEGKVNANGVHIGLVGKDHAQIKAFYTSAIAAGAQSMYAPKVFTEYYPGYFATWIIDPDGYEIELVHKA, from the coding sequence ATGTTAGACCACATTATTATTACCGTAAGCGATTTAGAACGTTCAGTTGCTTTTTACACCGATGCTTTAAAAGCATTAAATATTTCGTTAGCTATGGATTTTAAAGGCCAAGACGGGCATCCAGATTTAAAAGGTTTTGGTGATGGCAAAACCGTTTTTTTATGGCTAAAAGAAGGAAAAGTTAATGCCAATGGCGTCCATATTGGGTTGGTAGGAAAAGACCATGCACAAATTAAAGCCTTCTATACCTCGGCCATTGCAGCAGGGGCACAATCTATGTACGCACCAAAAGTTTTCACCGAATATTATCCGGGCTATTTTGCAACATGGATTATTGATCCCGACGGTTACGAAATCGAATTGGTACATAAAGCTTAA
- a CDS encoding SDR family oxidoreductase, which produces MKSALITGANRSIGLETAKILSEKGVFVYLGSRDLEKGNSIVNELLDKGFSNIKAIEIDVTNVYSIVAAKNIVENEQGKLDILINNAGISGPFPQKATDTSIKNIQDVFDTNFFGVISVTQAFLDLLKKSENPRISNITSGLGSLTLHSDPSWKYYEVKSAAYGTSKAALNAYTIVLAYELRDLPFKVNAIDPGYTATDFNHHNGPGTIESAATFIVKHTLTENDAPTGQFFSNDIEDGTEVSPW; this is translated from the coding sequence ATGAAATCAGCATTAATAACAGGAGCCAACAGAAGTATTGGTTTAGAAACAGCAAAAATACTTTCGGAAAAAGGCGTTTTTGTTTACTTAGGAAGTAGAGATTTAGAAAAAGGAAATTCAATTGTTAACGAATTACTTGATAAAGGATTTAGCAATATTAAGGCTATAGAAATTGATGTAACAAATGTTTATTCTATTGTAGCAGCGAAAAATATTGTAGAAAATGAGCAAGGAAAATTGGATATTCTAATAAACAATGCGGGTATAAGTGGACCCTTTCCTCAAAAAGCAACTGATACATCGATTAAAAATATTCAGGATGTTTTTGACACCAATTTCTTTGGTGTAATTAGCGTTACTCAAGCATTTTTAGATTTACTTAAAAAGTCTGAAAACCCGAGGATCAGTAATATCACTTCCGGACTTGGCTCATTAACCTTACACAGCGATCCAAGTTGGAAATATTATGAAGTAAAATCAGCAGCTTATGGAACTTCAAAAGCAGCTTTAAACGCTTACACCATTGTATTGGCATACGAACTTAGGGATTTGCCTTTTAAAGTGAACGCCATTGATCCTGGTTATACTGCTACAGACTTTAACCACCATAATGGGCCAGGAACCATTGAAAGCGCAGCAACATTTATTGTAAAACATACCTTAACAGAAAATGATGCGCCAACTGGACAATTTTTCAGTAATGATATCGAAGATGGAACTGAGGTGAGTCCTTGGTAA
- a CDS encoding OmpA family protein — MKKIAIAATLGMFLFSCNSKNKTEENVKQKTETPASDTTKKAATSALVNWEEMPDLKAIGNFPFITAPQGLKINDEKDGLSEVFDYETMQNYTGQSVYTTEGKLGILSFDGESGKNFNQKLFDKSVYDYFDQIGAKKLYQGDFPKDENDQAKLEKNMWSGKHRTSGLMRESDAPFAVYAFKNNGKNYMVNIQSNSAQGSIFIMELQEFKQTIKKYSAAQMKADIDQSGKAILNINFDTDKATLQPDGDKIVEEIFALLRANPNLKLSIEGHTDNAGSATRNKQLSNERTNTVMYSLAGKGIDIKRLKAKGFGAEKPLKSNDTEENKAANRRVELVKI; from the coding sequence ATGAAAAAAATAGCCATAGCCGCAACCTTAGGAATGTTTTTATTTAGCTGTAACAGCAAAAATAAAACAGAAGAAAATGTTAAACAAAAAACGGAAACGCCTGCTTCAGATACCACAAAAAAAGCCGCAACATCAGCGCTAGTAAATTGGGAAGAAATGCCTGACCTGAAGGCTATAGGTAATTTTCCGTTCATTACTGCACCGCAAGGACTAAAAATTAACGATGAAAAAGATGGCCTTTCGGAAGTTTTTGACTACGAAACCATGCAGAATTATACAGGCCAAAGCGTTTATACCACTGAAGGAAAATTAGGAATTTTATCTTTTGATGGTGAAAGCGGTAAAAACTTTAATCAAAAACTCTTCGATAAGAGTGTATACGATTATTTTGACCAGATTGGTGCAAAAAAATTGTACCAAGGTGATTTCCCAAAGGATGAAAACGACCAGGCGAAATTGGAAAAAAACATGTGGAGTGGCAAGCACCGTACCAGTGGTTTAATGAGGGAAAGTGATGCTCCATTTGCGGTTTATGCCTTTAAAAACAATGGCAAAAATTATATGGTAAATATTCAGTCGAACTCTGCACAGGGAAGTATTTTTATCATGGAACTTCAGGAATTTAAGCAGACCATCAAAAAATACTCTGCAGCACAAATGAAGGCTGATATTGATCAATCTGGTAAAGCCATTCTAAACATCAACTTTGATACCGACAAAGCAACGTTACAACCCGATGGTGATAAGATTGTAGAGGAAATTTTTGCCTTACTTCGAGCTAATCCAAACCTAAAATTATCAATTGAAGGTCACACGGATAATGCGGGTTCGGCTACAAGAAACAAGCAACTTTCTAACGAACGGACAAATACCGTAATGTATAGTTTGGCTGGTAAAGGAATTGACATTAAGCGGCTAAAAGCAAAAGGTTTTGGCGCTGAAAAGCCTTTAAAAAGTAACGATACTGAAGAAAATAAAGCAGCAAACAGAAGAGTAGAGTTGGTTAAAATATAG